The window catttgaaaagaccctgatactgggaaagattgagggcaggaggaaaagaggacgacagaggatgagatggttagatagcatcaccaactcaatggacatgagtttgggtaactcatggagttggtgatagacagggaggcctagcatgctgtggttcatggggtcacaaagagtcggacatgactgagagactgaactgaactgatgcgacCAGATCCCGTgatcttcaattcagttcagctacTCAATCATGTTcaagtctttgtgaccacatggactgcagcacaccaggcttccctgtccattaccagctcccagagctcgctcaaactcaagtccatcaggtaggtgatgccatccaaccatctcatcctctgttgtcaccttgtcctcctgccttcaatctttcccagcatcagagtcttttctaataagtcaattctttgcatcagatggccaaaggattggagtttcagcttcaacatcagtcctttcaatgaacaaccaggactgattttctttaggatggactgcttggatctccttgcaattcaaaggactctcaagggtcttctccaacaccacagttcaaaagcatcaattcttcggcactcagctttcttcacagtccaactctcacatccatacatgactactcgaaaaaccgtagctttgactagacagatctttgtcagcaaagtaatgtctctgctctttaatatgctctctaggttggtcatagctttccttccaaggagcaagtgtcttttgatttcatggctgcagttaccatctgcagtgattttggagcccaagacaataaagtctgtcaccgtttccattgtttccccatctatttcccatgaagtgattggaccagatgccacaatcttcatttttttgaatgttgagttttaagccagctttttcactctgctctttcaccttcatcaagagactctttagttcctcttcactttctgacataagggtggtgtcatctgcatatctgaggtgatttgTGTGCTTTGTGCGAATTGCAAATATAGTTGTAGGTAGTGACATAAAATGATTCAAGACACACATTATGTGCCAGAGATGAGGTGAGGTTAAGAAATGACACAACTTGAATGTCTAAAGGATTGCTTAATGAACAATTTAAAAACGGAATATGTGTGTTCTGGCAAATGCCATCTctacctcttctttttctctttgtggtGCACTATACCACCTTCCCTACCCCTCCAACTCTGGCCATGGACACCTACTATGTTAGCATGTTTGTTCTATTCTCTTGTTTATAGATGAGCAGTCCTGGAGGCTGTGGTGAAAGGGACATTGCACGTGGAAGTGACTCAACTACTTTagatgaccacaggaaaaaatgCTATTTAGTAATTATATGGTCCTGAGAAGGAATTGAGGAGATTTATAGTCTTCAGAACGTGAATATCTCCTTGAATAAGTgatcattatattaataatataaaaaattattaatatttttgttttcttttctttttctttagtttccTCTTCAGCATTCTAACTGATAAATCCATTCATAGAATGAATCACTCCATGGTGTCAGAGTTTGTGTTCCTGGGACTCACCAATTCCTGGGAGATTCAACTTCTCCTCTTCATGTTCTCTTCTGTCTTTTACATGGCCAGCATGCTAGGAAACTCCCTCATTGTTCTCACTGTGATGATGAACCCTCACTTACACTCCCCCATGTACTTTCTATTGGCCAACCTCTCCATCACTGACCTGGGAGTTTCTTCTGTCATCTCTCCCAAGATGATTTACGACATTTTTAGAAAACGTAAAGTCATCTCCTTTGGAGGCTGCATTGCTCAAATCTTCTTCATCCATATCATTGGTGGTGTGGAGATGGTGCTTCTTATAGCCATGGCCTTTGACAGATATGTTGCCATATGTAAGCCTCTCCACTATTTCACTATTATGAGCAGAAAAGTGTGTCTTCTGCTTCTTGTCACTGCATGGATAATTGGCTTTATTCACTCTGTGGTTCAACTGGGTTTTGTTGTAAAATTGCCAATCTGTGGCCCTAATATAATATATAGCTTTTACTGTGACTTTCCTCGGTTCATCAAACTTGCCTGCACAGACACCttcaggctagagtccatggtcaCAGCCAACAGTGGATTCATATCCCTGGGATCATTCTTCATATTGATCGTCTCCTACATTTTTATCCTCATCACTGTTTGGAAACATTCTTCGGGTAGCTCATCTAAGGCCCTCTCCACTTTGTCAACTCATGTTATGGtggtgattttgttttttggccctTGCATCTTTGTTTACATCTGGCCTCACTCCACATCACACCTAGACAAATTCCTTGTTGTTTTTGATGCAGTTCTCACCCCATTTTTAAATTCAGTCATCTATACATTgaggaacaaagaaatgaaagtggCAATGAAGAAAGTATGCAGCCAATTTATTATTTACAGAAGGATTTCTTAAATGCCCAAAGTATTATAAAGTCTCTTCACTGAGTTGGAGTGATATTATACTTCTATTATTAATATTGGGAGTTTCCAAGTACCATATTCATGTTTAGATGACCCAGATTAAAATaatatgattctttaaaaaatgtcaacTGAGAAACCATGTCACTGCCTATGGTTGGAGGAAGTATATGGTGTGGTAAAAGATATCTTCTGGAGAAGGCCAATTTCTTGTCTCTAAGGAGATATAATCTGATGGATTTATTATGGTCTAGACCTTTAggcagaggacaagatgcttgaatggcatcacagactcaatggacatgagtctgagcaagcttcaggaggttggtgatagacagggaagcctggcgtgctgcagctcatggagtcgcaaagagtcagaccctactgagcaaatgaactgaactgagacttcaAAATGGTCTCTTTGGTGTCAGAGTGGGTTATATAAAGGATTGCTAGTTGACACTTAGTAAAAGAATACtacatggaaatatatatatcaagATGCCTATTTATTAATTTGTCATAGAAAAATCAGTTAAGTGGCCTGAACTTCCACATAAATGTAACTCATTCTTCAACTGTAGGAAAATTTCTGGGAAGTTAAACAGTGATATAAACATTAATGAGCAGGGACTCAGGGCTAGAAAAGTTAGCTGgattatacaaatatttaatcATATAGGATTTTGCTATTTAATGACTATATCTCCACACTAGGATATGCCTACCATCACAGTGGAAAAATAAGATCCTTAGGTCAAGACTTTTATCTGGACAGTTTTGGCTGAGCATCACAAGGCTTACCTTTTGACTCtttttcatactattttccaGGTCATCTAATCCCTATGCTCTTACATACATTCTTATTTCCACATGTAACTAGCCAGGTTCTTCCTATTTCTTCTCTTGGCATAACTATTTCTGTTGCATTTGAATGAATTGCAAGCTAAATTTTAGTTTGGAAAATGCTTTGTATATGACTATATTCTCTTATAAAGGAATGAAGGATTTGTATCAGCAGGTTTAGAATTCATACCAATTtcaacaaagaggaactaaggctTATTCTCAAGGATGTACTGCAAATAACTCTGCTTTTTATAGATTCTTATACAGTCTATTAATATTCCTTTTGTCTTACAAGtagtcattattcactttatatcTTATCTTGCTTGATAacttctttgccttttctctttatttccattGTCTTTATGTCATTTATTCATTGTTGAGTCCATTTTTGGACCCATGGGAAACTAATACCTGTATCTCCATTtaatctgttgtttagtcactaagttgtgtcctactctcttGTGactcccctggactgtagcccacccgtctcctttgtccacgggatttcccaggcaagaatactggagcaggctgccatttcctcctctagggatcttcccaacccaaggatcaaacccacatttcctgcatctcctgcattggcaggcattcttttaccactgagccacctgggaagttccttttaaaaaaaattatcttaaatttcttttttttatacttGTAGTTTTTCATATTATCAATCTGAACTCTTTGAATTGCATGTGTCAAGAATCCAATCAAAGAAAGCTTAAAGTAACTAAAACAAAGAATTGAAAAGTTTCAGTTGTTCAAGAGGAAAATATCTATATCTATTGTGCAACAACTTGAATATGCTTAACATTACTGAGCTGTACTAAGAACTGGtgaaatgtatgtttatatacatagaTTTTTACCACAATGCAAAaactcttttaatattttttaaaggaacttatTGACTCAGGTTACTGGGATGTCTAATAGTGGATCCAGCCTCACAGGATCCAGGGAGTCATTTGCTTGCACACTTTTggatttttctctctcattcactCCACTTCTCTTGCTCCttgctctgtttctttctctcctccttctctaTTGACTATTTTTTCCTCTGTACACTgatcttattttcttctgttgcACATGGACTTTTTTATGCATCGTGTAGGGAAAGAAAAGAGGCTgcaaataacaaattttaagtCGTTTCAGCAGAGCAACCCTGTAGGAAAGGGAGAGGTTTTCTTTCCTAACATCTATATTAAAACACAATGAAAGAATTTTAGTTAGCATTGTTTTAGCTCTATGCCAGATCTTTCATAGCCTACGTCTTGATGTCCACCTTAGTAGCAAGGGCCAAAGTGTGTGGTTGACAACCTCCAGAGAACTATATGAATTTAAGGAGAAACATTTCTCAAATGGGGGAGGTGGGGTACTGTCATCAATGGAAGGAGAAAAGTGATTCGAGACAGACAAAAAGTTGTCAcatcttttttcttattgaaatagAAGTTAATATCCTATGTTGAGATGTTCTTCCACCCTGTCCTCATCAGTGGTATACTAgcttttgcatatttatttatcaattccacatatatgctaatgatattaatttctttattaaaatatttgcattatttgtATTCAAATATTGTGTTCGAATTTTTGTTTGTATAATACAAACATTTGTATTTGTATTCAAATGTCTTTGAATATTTGTGTTCAAATGTTTCCcccaattttttgttttctttttagctttagCTATCACTTTCTGCAGCATAGAAATTGTACTTTTCATGATTCCAACTCCATAGAGCTTTTAAATTGTGACgtcataattttattaaaatcttttccattccaaaaaattctttcttctttttctctgttctgaCTGGGAGATTTCCACTAGCACAGCTTACAGATTGCTTCTCTCCGTATCATCCAGTCTTCTTTTGATTCCATCTAGttactttttatttcagttattgaatTCTTCATTTGTGCttgcttctttcttattttatctaAGATTTTAAGTTCTCACTGagttcctcctttcttttcccaggtATTATGAACATCCTTATAGTCATTTTTTTGAACCCTTTATCAGGTAAATTACTTATCTCCATTTCATTAGGGTTTGTCTGgtgtttcattttgttcttttgtttagaacatatttatctgtcttttcatttaatttggCCAGGTTCTTGTTTCTATGAATTAGGTGAAACAGCAACCTCTCCTGGTCTTGAAAAATTGTCCCTGTGGGGAAGCATCCTCTTTAGTAGACTTGTGCTTTGGGGCTTTGGTAAGCTGGCCAGAACATGAGCATGCAGACTGGAGGCAGTGCCTGGGGAGTGCAGCACCTAAGACAGTCTTAGAGGGATAGCTGGGCAATGAGGAAGTACAGACCATGAAGATTCTCCATAGTGGGAAGGGCATCAAAAATGGAGCTCCTTAGCACCTCTGGCCTCTGAGAGAGCTCCGGCAGTTTCCTGTTTGTTTGACAGATGACCTACAGTTACTAAATAGGTTGTCTTCTCATATAGTCTAGGTGTACTTGAAACAACTATTTGTTCAGCATGTCTCAGGGGAGCATGCCAGCCGTATTCCTCCCTATTGGAGGTCTCTATGACTGGTGGGGTTCCCATGAAGGGTTGTTcagcctctaagtcatgtctgactcttggcaaccccatgactgcagcacgccaggcttccctgtttttcactatttcctagagtttcactcaaattcatgtccactgaggcaatgatgctacctaaccatttcatcctctgctgcgcCGTTCTcctctgctttcagtctttcccagcatccgtgtcttttccagtaagtcggcccttcacctcaggtggccaaagtgttggagtttccaATGATTTTTCATTtaggatttcctttaagattattggtttgatctccttacagtctaaggaactctcaagagtcttctccagctccacaatttgaaagcatccattcattggtgctctgtcttctttatggtccaactctcacatccatacatgactactagaaaaaccatagctttgagtatacagacctttgttggcaaagtggtaacactttttaatacactaagttttGTCACTAAGTTTTAATACActaagctttccttccaaggagtaagcgtcttttaatttcatggctgcagtcactgtccacagtgatcttggagcccaggaaaataaaatctgccactgtttctactttttccacttctgtttgccatgatatgatgggactggatgccatggtcttagttttttgaatgttgagttttaagccagctttttcactctcctcttttaccctcatcatgGGTATTCCATTTTTATGTAGGCTAACTCTGTGCAGTAGATGGTCAATCAATCCTCAGATCTTCTTCAGAAGCAGTTGTTCTTTCTGTAGGTGTATATTCAATATGCCTGTGGAAGGAGatgagctcagggtcttcctaTACAGCCCATCTTTCCCTTCCCTCAGACAGGGAATATCTGTAATTGTAtactttccttggaagaaaagatggcTTATGATACTTACTAATCTTACTTACTATAGATCTTACTAATGTGTAAACAAGGCAAATGTGGTTGGTTTGTTTCCTTAAGACCTAAGAAAGACCAAAAGTATAAATTCCTTGACATGAAGTCTAGGGAGGGAATGTGGAGGCAAGTTTTACATCACAGAGGCAAATCATCTTGTTCCTATATAGTGAGCAATCTCTAATAGTCTCTTACATAGACATTCTCTGTGCCCTCTCTGAAATATAAAGCCTCAGAACCCTTTAGGGCGCCATACCTCACCATACTCTCAGTAGACTCACCATCCAGATTTTCCAGGATTACAGACCTGTCTTCATAGTGACATAAATTTATTCAGGgtactgatttttctttcccaaCCATGGCACATCTGCAGAAACTATCATTTATAGGCTTATAGAACACCTTTTCTGCCTTATCTGTTCCTGTGGTGTCCCATGAAACATTAGCAGCTCTGGGCACATTTTTACACAAAATGAAGTATAACAACAGACCAAAAGAATTTACtatagcatgcatacacacacgcatGCTCCATAACCATGAAACAGCTCACTGATGGAGTGATGGAATGGCCTTGTAAATGCTCTACTTTTGTATCAGTTGGGAAGTGAACACCTAGCAAGTTTAGGAGGCTATCTATTCTGTGCAGAACATATCTCAAACCAGTGGCCACTACATATGGCCCTCTGTCCTATAGTCAGCATATGTGAACCCCAGGGGGGGAAAAGTCACTTTAGCAATAGGATCAAATCATTTACTATGGAAATGTATACTCCCCATTCTTGTGAACTTTGGATTAGTAAGCTCAGAAGTCCTAATGCCTCCTGGGAAGAATATTCCAAAGGGAATACAGCTAAGACTGGCCTCTGACAACTTTGGGCTCCTCATATCACTGAATCTGTAAATGAAAGTTATTGCCTATGACAATTGTGGGGACATGGGCAAGAGTGAAAACAAAAGTACGTAAGCCATATATTGAATATTTGAGGGACTTCcacagtggtccagtggtgaaactccaagctcccaatgcagaggcagaggtttgatccctgatctggaaactaggatcccacacacTGTGCACTGCaaccaaaagatttttttaaagaagaaagaaatattttaaagttataagtCAAATTAGCAAAATCTTGATTACAGGTCTTGTGTTCCATTTTTCAATGTTAATAAACATATGTTGTTTCCTCTCTGTCTCTAGTGTCTGATTATGAGTTTTTTAGGATCTCTGTTCTGGTCAAACCAAATAAGTCCTTAGGGGTTAAGTCCCTAGGGGTAAAGTCCCTAGACCCATGAACTCCTTCTAAACTCTGGTCTAGACAGTATCACTTGATCACTGTCCTCTGTAACTATTAATTAGCTTTATTTCTACAACAGCAATATTTTATAGCACTTTATATTAGAGAACCCAGAAAATCTAACACTCTATGAAGATATTCTTTTCTTCGTAAAGGTAAAAGAGAATAATAAGGGTAAACTTAACAATAAGGAATATTATAGTATTCTTTAGTAGTATCTGAGGTAACAAATTGACAAGCAGTGGAGTATAAGTGTAAAAGGGGTATTGATATGTTGAAGAAATTAAACTGACTTTGACCTTTTACCAGAGTCACGCAGCTTTTGCATTAGGGCAACACAAAAGATATTAGAAAAagtcaaatgattttttaatgctTGGGGTTTAGCACTCTGTTGCCAGGATGATTATCTGAATgattctcatcctctgtagtttGATAAACAGGTAAGAAAAATTGCTGACAtaagaaactaagaaaacaagggTTCTTGTAATCTCCATTAGTTTTTCAAAAGAGATGAATTATAAACCAATGctcttaaaaagggaaaaaattaattaggtatttctaaaattttcaagATGAAAAAGCATCTGAGTAGGAACTACCTGGATAGAAGAGATATCCAAAAATGTGAAACTGAATAAATTATTTCCAATGTAAATATCATCTATAATATGATATGGAAAgtatacaaataaaatgaaaacttgaaGATCGGTTGGCTCTACTACTCTCAAgagctttataattttataattttgagtttttaattttgtctATCAACTGTAAGTAGAATGCAGAAGGTTTAGAGAGAGTTGACATATGTGAATTTTTTTGGACGTGGGAAGTACACGAAAAAGAGATCTGAAGAGAAAATGTAAAAGGGATTGAGTTTTTGAGTCTTGAAAACTGAAAGCTTAGTTTGCTGACTTAATGTACATAAAAAGTTAATTGAAAGaggcattaaaaattattttattgcacACAGTCATAACAAGTAAAAGAACTGGTCTTAATTTAGGAGAGGCAGATATTTACTAGGTGTGGAGACAAATTTATgacaatttttaaacaaaatgcagGGCATTTCAGCTGAGagaagttgctgctgctgctaagtcgcttcagtcgtgtccgactctgtgcaattccatagatggcagcccaccaggctcccccgtccctgggattctcctggcaagaacactggaaggggttgccatttccttctccaatacatgaaagtgaaaagtgaaagtgaagtcgctcagtcatgtccgactcttagtgatcccatgcactgcagcctaccaggctcctccgtccatgggagtttccagacaagaatactggagtggggtgccattgaagTTATACCCTCTCAATACTTTTAGGTTGAGAAGGAAATTTGCAACAATGATAGTCTAGATTTTCAAAACCAAAAGATGTCATAGTCCCCTTTAAGCTTAATAATTCTATAATTTGGAACCATAGCTGCCAATATTTCCCTTATCTATAAAGATTACATGTCTTGGAATCTATTTCTGGAAGACTAATTGATTCCATATGGGTCAAGAAAGGAAATTAATCACAATAAAAGGCAAAGGATTGGGCCTTTTCTTTTATATCTGAATATTTAATTACTTAAACAAAGAGTTACAATTAATGTGTTTGAGAAAAACAATCTAACAACTGTCTCTTTTGAGAAAAAACCAATCTGTAAGAGAACCAGTTTTAGAACATCATCAATCAGGAGGTGGTTTGTAGATATTAAATAACTCCTAGGTGACTAGACATCATggcacttctctggtggctcaatggtgaagaatccacctgtaatgcaggagacacaggtttgatcttttGGTCAGGACgaatccctgaagaaggaagtggcaacccactccagtatcctcacctGTGAGaattcacggacagaggaacctggcgggctacagtccgcggcGTCACGAAATAAAATTGTGAGTTTCTGTATTATGATAtttgatgtatatttttcttccttttagtacATCTAGGGAAATTTTAACTTTGACTtcttctgaacttttttttttccggtACTTATTTCACAGTAAGTAGACAACTATTAGCGTTATCCTATCAGGCTTAATGGTTATAGTTCTTTCCCCTGTAAACTCATTTTCCTCAAATTCCAGTTCTTAAGTAGTTGAAGGTAATGGAGAACCAAAGGGCAAATAAACCTTACAACTTGATGTGTATAATTGATAAGGCTTATGAAGAATGTCTTCCAAGAGACTGAGTGCCTAAAAGATACCTGAAATACAGTATTAAATGTTGTTTATGATTATAAAATTTCTGAAGAGTGGATCCAGAAAGTCATGAAAGTCATATTTCTTAAACTCTCTCATAAAGTgggcctttcatttctcttcttgtcattatatatactttctttaatccttctttctttttagtaCTCATTCTAACATAGTGTCTTTTCCTTATCCCTTCACTTTTATAATCTAGTCTCTAATGATTTTGTCTCTTGAGAACTCTTCTCAGTCTTTTAACGCATCTTCAGTTCAtattcagttctgtcactcagtcatgtctgactctttgcaaccccatgaactgcagcacactagggctccctgtccatcaccaactcccagagtgaacccaaacccaggtccattgagtcagtgatgccatccaatcatctcatcctctgtcatccccttcttctcctgctctcaatctttcccaccatcagggacttttccaatgagtcagctctttgcatcaggtggccaaagtattggagtttcagcttcaacatcagtccttccaatgaacactcaggactgatctcctttaggaaggaatAATTGGAtatccttgcactccaagggactctcaggagtcttcaacaccacagttcaaaagcatcaattcttcggtgctcagctttctttatagcccaactctcacatccatacatgacaactggaaaaaccatagccttgactagacggacctttgttggcaaagtaatgtctctgcttttcaatatgctatctaggttggtcatgactttccttccaaggagtaagcatttttttaatttcattgctgcaatcaccatctgcagtgattttggaccccagaaaaataaagtctgacactgtttccactgtctccccatctatttgccatgaagtgatgggactggatgccatgatcttagttttctgaatgttgagctttaagccaactttttcactctcctctttcaatttcatcaagaggctctttagttcttcactttctgccataagggtggtgtcatctgcatatctgaggttattgatatttctcctggcaatcttgattccagcttgtgcttcctccagtccagcatttctcatgatgtactctgcacataagttaaataagcagggtgacaataacagtcttggcatactccttttcctatttggaaccaatctgttgttccatgtccagttctaactgttacttcctgacctgcatacaggtttctcaaaaggcagatcaagtggtctggtatgcccatctctttcagaattttacacagtttattgtgattcatctTACCACTTATATAATCAgggatattttaatgttttatagcATCCAATTATATCCATTCTATCTTAGTTGACTTGTTACAAGTACATAATCTGCTATTACCTATTACTATAAGATTTTCAGTCTGATTCTCCTATGTTAAAGGCTATCTGTTTACATCCTATTTTTCACATCACTGAAAATTTTAGctaatttttcacagaacaaataTTTTGGGTATCTCCCCCTCTTCTTTTTTGAGCTTCCCCCATGGCTCTGTGGGTAAAGAATACACCCACaatccaggagatgtgggttagatcccttggttgggatccaaggggctgcaaagtcAGATATAACCGAACACACACATGTTCATACTATAGTCTTACAGTGAAGTTAGttagagaaacaaaatattttaactttttattttatattagcacATAGTTGataaacaatgttgtgttagtttcaggtgtacaacaaagtgattcacttataatacataaacatgtatctgttctttttcaaattcttctcttAATTAGGGTGTTACAACATATTGAGTAGCGTttgctgtgctatacagtaggtcgctgttggttatctattttaagtgtgaaagtgaagttgctcagtcatgtccagttctttgcaaccccatggactgtagcctacagtctcctccggccatgggattttccaagcaagagtactggagtgggttaccatttagtATAGTAGTGTGCAAATGtaataaggaagagaaaatatatttacagtACTGTAACTTTACATCATCTGTTTATAATATAAATCATCTGTCTGTACCTACATCTATTTATCttgtaggatacaaaatattGTGTATATTACACATACTATTAAGACTagacatcaaaaaagaaaagataaagtgaaGAGAGACTGATACTTAGTCATAACAATTTATATATTGATAATGAAGAAGCAGCAATATAATTGCCTCAAAGTAACCTAGGATTATCAATACAGTTGCTTCATGGTAGCCTTGCTGATACAATAATGAATGAATCACTATAAAATTTTATGgtatatcagtcagtcagttcagccactcagtcgtgtccaactctttgggacacccaactctttgggactgcagcacgccaggcttctctgtccatcaccaattcccagagcttgctcaaactcatgtccatcgagtcagtgatgccatccaaccatctcatcttctgtcgtcacctttctcctcctgccttcaatccccagcatcaggatcttttccaataagtcagttcttcaacatcaggtggccaaagtattggagtttcagctttagcatcagtccttccaatgaatattcagtactgatttcctttaggattgactggtttgacctccttgcagttcaaaggcctctcaagagtctt of the Muntiacus reevesi chromosome 7, mMunRee1.1, whole genome shotgun sequence genome contains:
- the LOC136172595 gene encoding olfactory receptor 4F3/4F16/4F29-like, translating into MSFLFSILTDKSIHRMNHSMVSEFVFLGLTNSWEIQLLLFMFSSVFYMASMLGNSLIVLTVMMNPHLHSPMYFLLANLSITDLGVSSVISPKMIYDIFRKRKVISFGGCIAQIFFIHIIGGVEMVLLIAMAFDRYVAICKPLHYFTIMSRKVCLLLLVTAWIIGFIHSVVQLGFVVKLPICGPNIIYSFYCDFPRFIKLACTDTFRLESMVTANSGFISLGSFFILIVSYIFILITVWKHSSGSSSKALSTLSTHVMVVILFFGPCIFVYIWPHSTSHLDKFLVVFDAVLTPFLNSVIYTLRNKEMKVAMKKVCSQFIIYRRIS